The following nucleotide sequence is from Tardiphaga sp. 709.
TGGTATTGTTCGTTTCAACCTCTTCTGGAAATGCTCTCCTTTCATTGTCCTTCTGCTTTTGAGCCTGTTGCTGTTCATTCCGATGGGATGGGGCGCGCCGCAGGGGCCTGCGTTGGTGGTTCGTCACTCGGTCTCCATCGTCCCGGACGTCGCCGGTGAGGTGATCGATGTTCCGGTCGCGGCCAATACCCCGCTCAAGGCAGGTGATGTGCTTTTCAGGATCGATCCGGTGCCCTTTGAGGCCCAGGTCAGGGGGATCGAAGCGCAGCTCAAACTATCGGATATGCGTCTTGCCCAGATGACGCAGCTCTTCGAGCGCGATTCCGGCCGCGGCTTCGATGTTGAGCAGCGGCAATCGGAGGTCGATCAGCTGACTGCACAGCGCGACAGCGCGCGGTGGAATCTGGACAAGACCATCGTGCGCGCACCGGCCGATGGCTATGTGACCAACGTCGCGCTGCGTAAGGGTGCGCGGGTGGCAAATCTCCCTCTGTCACCGGTGATGGCTTTCATCGATACGTCGGATACGATTGTCGGCGTCGAAATCGCACAGAACGATGCGCGATATCTGCGAAGTGGCCAGCCGGTCGAGGTCACGTTCAAGTTTCTCCCGGGCAAGATCTATACGGGGCGGGTGGAAAGTATCCTGCAAGCTGTCGCCACAGGGCAGACCCAGACGTCGGGTATTGCCGTGATGCCGAAAGCGGTGCAATCCGCGCCGTTCGTCGCCCGCGTGAAGCTCGATGACGCCGGGATTGCGGCGCAGTTGCCGGCAGGAAGTGCCGGTGAAGCCGCGATCTTCACCGACCACGTCAAGGCAACGCATATCATTCGCAAGGTGCTGTTGAGACAGATTGCGATCCTGAATTATGTCAATCCGTTTTGAGTCCTGAGATGACTACCAAGCGTTCAGCAGAGCGGCGCCCACTTCGTATCGGGTTTCGTACATCCATCGTCACGCTGTTCGTGGCGGTGGTACTGTTTGTCGGATTGACGCTGGTCTATTTCAGCTTCAGCCGTGTGTCGCTGATCACGCAGACGGCGGCAAGTACCTTTATCGACAAGGTGGCGCAGCTCGGCGCCGACCGGATCGATTCCAAATTCCGCAACGTGCGCGACAGCCTCGAAATTCTCGCCGGCCTTCCGTCGATCCAGTCGGCGGAGATCGAAGACAATTCGCGACTCTACAGTCTGATGGCCTCGATGCTGCGCAACAACCCGCAGATATTCAATCTCTATGTCGGCTATGAGGACGGCTCATTTCTTGAAATGGATGTGATCGACCGCGCCAAGCCGGCTTTCCGTGCAGGCCTCGGCGTGGATGAGGATGCCGCCTTCCGCGTGGTCATCATTTCACGCACCGGCAACGCATCGCCATCGCCCGCCACTATCTTCCTATCGGATAACCTGATCCAGGTTGCCGAAACCAAGGGCCCCACGACCTATGATCCTCGTCAGCGGCCCTGGTACGTCGAGGCCTTCAAGGATGAGAAAACACTGCTGACCGGGCCGTATGTGTTCTTTGCGACCGGCCAGCCCGGTTATACTTTGCGCACAGCGCTGAAGGAGGGCCGCCGCGGCGTAGTGGCCGCCGATCTCCTGCTCAATCGCCTTGAGATAATGCTGGACGAGCAAAGGCTCGGCGACTCCGGGGTTGCCTTTCTATTCAATGATTCGGCGCGGATCGTTGCGCATCCCGAGATGAGCCGGCTGATGGAGGAAATTCCCGAGCGCGGCAACGAGCTGCCGTCAATGAGTGCGATCAGGCTGCCCGGTCTTTCGCAGGCGGTTGAGACGTGGCGAAAGGGCGGTGCGTCTCAGCAGTTTTTTGCGGACGATGCCGGACGAACCTATGTCGCCGCCTTTCACGGTATCGAGACCGCGGGCAATGCCGGTATCAAGCTCGCTGTGATCGCGCCACTCGACGAATTTTTCGCAAAGATCATTTCGGAGCGGCGCGGCTTGTTTGCGCTGGCTCTCGGTTTTGTGCTCGGAATGCTGCCACTGGCGATCTGGCTTGGCTCCATGCTCGCGCGGTCGCTGCGCAGCCTCGCCCAACAAACCGACGAGATTCAGCATTTCAGGCTCGCGGATCGCCCGCGCCTGCATTCCGTCATCGATGAGATCAACGAGCTCGGCCGCTCGGTCTTTGCGACGCGGACTGTCATACGAAACTTCGCCAGTTTTGTGCCAAGGCCAATCGTGCGGCAGCTCATCGAGTCCGGAGCGTCGATCGAGCTCGGGGGAACGCGGCGGGAAGTCACCGTGCTCTTCACCGATGTCGCCGATTTCACGGCCAAGACGGAAAAGGCCGATCCGTCGGAAGTCATGATCTTCACGTCGCGCTATTTCGCGGCGCTGTCCGAGGTTATCATGAAATATCACGGCACGATCGATAAATTCATTGGCGATGCCGTGATGGCGTTCTGGAACGCGCCAGACGATGATCCCCACCACGTCGTCCATGCCTGCGAGGCCGTGCTCGCCTGTGTGAAACGCAATGGCGAGCTGAACGAACAGTTCCGCGGCGCCGGGTGGCCCGCCTATGGCACCCGCTTTGGTCTGCATGCAGGCGATGCGGTCGTCGGCAATGTCGGTTCCTCCGACCGCATGAATTACACTGCGCTCGGCGCGACCGTTAACCTCGCCGCGCGTCTGGAAGGGCTCAACAAAAATTATGGGACACAGGTGCTGGTCAGCGCCGCCGTGAAGGAGCGCGTCGAAGGACGCTTTTCTTTCCGCAGCATCGACGAGATCAAGCCGAAGGGCTTTGCGGAGGACGTGCGGATCTTTGAACTGCGTTGCGAGGCGGATGGAGCTTCGGAGCATGCCTTCTGCCAGCGCTGGGAAATCGTCTATGCCGCGATCCGGCAGGATAAGTCGGCCGTGGCCCTCGTGGGGGTCACCGACTTTCTTGCCCAGTATCCCGACGATGGTGTTGCGCAATACCATGCGGAACGGATTCGCGTGGAATTACAAGCGCCGCGCCGCGTTGCGAGCGGAGCGATGCAATGACGCGCGTGCTCCGTCCTTTCAACAGGCGTCAGATCCTGGCCGGTGGGCTTGCGGCAGGCGCCGCCTTTGCCGCTCCTGCGGTCGCGCAAGCGCGAACACGCGTTCGGCTGGGATACCTCCATGTCGTCGCCGTCGACGGCCAGATCTTCACCGGCCTCGATCTGGGCTCGTTCGACAAACAGGGTATCGATTTCGAGCTTGTCGAGTGCAATACCGGGCCGGAAGCGTTCGAGGCCATGGCGCGGGGAGAGGTGGATGTGCTGTCGGCGGGCGGAGTGATTTCGAACTATCTCGCGCTCGGTGCTGGCCGCGGCTTTCTGATCAACGATATCGAGATCGCCACTGCACAGCTCTGGGTTCGCCCGGACCGCGGGGTCAAATCCTTCGCCGATCTCCGTGGCAAGCGCATCGCGACAACGACGAGGACCACGGCGCATATCTTTCTGGACCGCGCCTTGCGCGCTAACGGCCTTGGCCTCGCCGACGTTCAAGTGGTCAACAGCAACATGTCGCAAGCCGTGGGCGCGTTCATTGCCGGAGAGGTGCCTGCCGTTGCGTTGTGGGTGCCGTTTAACCTCAGCGTCCGCGACAAGCTCCCGGATGCCATCAAGCTGGTGGATGCGTCCGCCTTCTATCCGCAGTCGGCAGTGGTTGGCGGCTGGGTCGCGCGGCACGAGTATTATGCCGCGCACAAGGACGTCTTGCAGCGGATCATCCGAGGCTGGGCGACCGCCAACGACCACATGTTGCGGAATCCCAAGGCCGCAGCGGAGTCTCTTCACCAGCGGCACTATCAGAACGCCTCGATTGCCGACATAGCAGAGGCGCTTAAGGCGCAAAAGATGTTCTCGTCACGGGAGTGGAAACGGCTTTATGCCGACGGCACGGTTACAAAATGGCTGCAGCAAGTCAGCGATTTCTTCGTGGTGGAAGCTGGCGTCACAACGGCGACGCCGGCCACGGACTATTTCGATTCCAGTTTGTATTTGGCAACGGTGAATTAGCAGCCAGTTTAAGCAACGATATATTTGAGCAGGGGCTGCATACCCCATCTGGCAAAGGACGAAATGTCAGTCGCCGGCCCCTGAGCCATATTGCTTCGAAACTCCTCGGACGTCGAACCGGATCGAGAACAGCCGACCGCACACTAGCGTGCCTATCGTCATCACTTCGTTCAGATTCCCGTTGGGGTGTTCTGCATACGCGACGTCCGCTAAATCCAGTGGGCTCAATTGGTCGGTGCAACACTCTAATCTTGTAGCAAAGATGGAGTGCGGACATGAACCGGCGACAACGCATTAACTACTCGGCGGCGCAACGATCCGAGATCTGGGATCGTTGGCAAGCAGGCGAACCGATGAGTTCGATCGGACGCCGGTTTGACCGCGATTCCTCATTGGTATTCTCGATCATATCGCCGACTGGCGGTATCCGGCCGCCGGATCGGTGCCGTGCCAAGCGAGCGCTTAGTCTGTCTGAACGGGAGGAGATTTCTCGTTGGCTCAGCATGTGCCGCTCCTTGCGGTCGATCGCACGTCATTTGGGACGATCGGCTTCAACCATCAGCCGTGAAGTCCGACGCAATGGTGGGGCGGATCGCTATCGGGCAGCCCGGTCCGATCAGGCCGCCTGGGATCGATCGCGGCGACCCAAGCTCTGCAAGCTGGCTTGTCGTCCGTTCTTGAGGCGGACAGTATCGACCTTGTTGGGGAGGCACTGGTCGCCGGAACAGATTGCCGGCTGGCTGAAGCGGACGCACCCGGCGGAGCCCGAAAAGCAGGTGTCACACGAGACGATCTATCGCAGCCTGTTCATCCAGGCGCGCGGCGTCCTGAAAAAGGAGCTTCTTGAGCACCTGAGAGCAAAGCGTACGGTTCGTCGCTCCAGGCATGCGAGCATGAAACGGAACGGGCTCGGCCAGATCAAGAACGCCGTATCCATCAGTGAACGACCGCCTTCCGTCGATGATCGTGCGGTCCCTGGCCATTGGGAAGGCGATCTGATCGGTGGATCGAGGAATAGCTATATCGCAACGCTTGTTGAACGGCATTCGCGCTATGTGATGCTGATTAAAGTCGCGAACAAAGATACCGAAAGCGTTGTCTCGGCGTTGATCAAGCAATCGCGGCGGTTGCCCAGCGAACTTTACAGGTCCCTGACTTGGGACAGAGGTAAGGAGCTCGCCGACCATCAGCGACTGGCATTGGCCGCCGACGTCGATATCTATTTTTGTGACCCTCGCTCCCCATGGCAGCGCGGATCAAACGAGAACACCAACAGGTTGCTGCGCCAATATCTGCCGCGGGGCACCGATCTCTCCTTGCACAGCCAAGCCAGGCTCAGCGCCATTGCAAGGCAGCTCAATGAGCGACCACGGAAAACCTTGCTTTATCAGACGCCGGCTGAGAGGTTTGCCGAATGTGTTGCAGCGATCGGTTGAACTCACCGCGCAAAGCCGTCATTTGGGGTAAGTTTCTATTCGTTCGTCGCTCGTAGGGAGCGACGTGGAGGGACGGGTTGGCATCGGAGCCGACTCCATGCCTGTCTGGAACAAAGGTCAAATTGTTGGCCAGAAACTTCCGCTCAAACCGAGAGAGGTTTGGGGGATGAGAACGAGATTGGAAGTTGCCTCCAACCTCCGAGAGCTTGCCCTCTTTATCTCGCAATCGACAGTAAGCTCCGCGCGTGCGATCTGACATGCATAAGAGTTCGAGACTTGATGATCTCCGGCTTATTGCGGAGTCGGGCAACGGTTATTCAAAAGAAAACGGGGAGCCCGGTCCATTTTGAGGTATCGGAGCAGACAAAGAGCAGTCTTGAGAAGTGGATTGCTTCGCGGAAGTTGCTTTCGTCAGACTTCCTGTTCCCCAGCCGTAAGTTGGCTAAACCTCATCTGTCTACCCGACAATATGGGCGGATCGTTGATCGATGGGTAGTCAGCCTTGGACTAGATCGAAGACGCTATGGAACCCATTCGCTACGCCGAACGAAGGTGTCTGAGATCTACAAGAAAACCGGAAATCTTCGCGCGGTTCAACTGCTCCTAGGTCACACCAAGCTTGAGAGCACCGTACGTTACCTCGGAATTGAGATAGATGACGCATTGGCCATGTCGGAGCAGGTGGATCTCTAAGTTCTCACTGAGGCGCATCATCACGTGATGCGCCTTTGGGCGTTGAGCTGACCGAGCGATCTAGTAATCCGAAATAGCTATGGTTTGCTCAAGAAGCTGCGACGTGCTGGATTCCCGCCTACGTGGAGAGTGACAGTGTGTTTTGCGGATTCCTCATACTTCGTCATTGCGAGCAGCTGTTGTCTCGGACACCCGGTAAATCCGTTCGCCTAGCCTCATCCATCGTTGCATGCCGCGCGCTGGCGCAGCAGCTTGACGAAGGCTTCCGCAGGCGGTGAGAGCACGAGACCGCGTCGCTGGTAGATGTAGTAGCGACGGTTGATTTCCGGGGCGCGGAGCTTGATGAAGCGCACGTCGAAATTCGCAGCGAAGATTTGCCCGTAGTCCGGAACGGCGGCAAGGCCGGTGCCAACACCCACCAGCGCCAGTGCGGTGGTGAGATATTGGACCTCGACGGCGGTCTGCATCGACAGTGAGCGATCGTGCTCGTGCAGCAGGCGTTCCAGATGCCGATTGAACTCGCTGGAGTAAATCACCCAGCGCGCGTCGCGCAGTTTTTTCCAGGAGACTGCCTGTTGGCGCCCCAGCGGATTGCGCGCCGCGCAGACCAGACGGATCGGCACATCCATCAGGAACGTGCTGGTGACATCGTCGCCGGTGGCGCGCTCGGGGCCGACACCCAGTTCCGCCTCGCCCCGGCGCACGATGCTCACCACCTCATCCGCCATCGCGTCGGTCACGCGCAGGCCGACGTCGGGATGAGCCTGTTCGAATTCGCCCAGCGCCGCCGCCACCCATGTACATGCCAGCATCTGCGGCGCGGCCACGCGTAGCAGACCGGTACGAAGCAGGCGAAGGTCCGAAGCGCCCTCGGCGATCTGCTGAACGTCATCCAGGATGCGACGCGCAAAAGGGAGCAATTGCTGGCCGGCGGCGGTTAGCAGCACGACCGGGCCACGGTCAAAGAGCTTCAGGTGGAGGGTCTCCTCGAGCTGCTGGACCAGCATGCTGACGGCCGATTGCGTCAGGTTGATCTGCCGCGCGGCCGTCGTGAAGCTGCCGGCCCGCGCGACCGCGGCGAAGGCCCGCATCTGGCGCAGGCTGAGATTGGAGAGAACGTCGGGCCGCATAGGAGTCTCCCGCTGGCGTGGTTTGGGTATCAGAAAGCCTGATGAGAGTATTAGAAGAATTCGCTTGTGTGATGGGGGAGTTATTTTCCAGAATTCGTCCCCATGCACATTGTCGTCATAGGGACTGGAATCGTTGGCGCCTGCACGGCCGCATGGCTGCAGCGCGACGGACATGCGGTGACGTTCGTCGATCCGCTGGAGGCGGGCGAAGCCTGCTCGTTCGGCAATGCGGGCTCGCTATCGCCCAGCGCCTGCCTGCCGGTGGGTATGCCGGGCATGTGGAAGAAGGTTCCGCGCTGGCTGTTGGATCCATTGGGGCCGCTGACGGTGCGCTGGGCCTATGCGCCGCGGGTGGCACCGTGGCTCCTGCGCTTGCTGCATCATTCGTCGCGCGAAGAGGTGACGCGTATCGCCACCGCGTTGCGTACACTGCTGGAGCCAATCTTCGATTGCTACGATCCGCTGCTCACCCATGCCGATGCGCAGGAGCTCGTGCGGCGCAGCGGTTGCCTCTACGTCTTTTCGTCGCGGGAGACCGCAACGCAGTGGTCATGGGGCATGAACCTGCGGCGATCGTTGGGCGTCAAGATGCAGGACGTCGATCAGGATGAGCTCGAAACTCTCGAGCCAGACCTCAAGGGACGCTTCCGCTTCGGCATCCTGGCGCCCGAGAACGGCTCCACGTCCGACCCGTCTGCCCTCGTCAAGGTACTTTACAATCGCTGCATCACGGACGGCGCGCGCCACGTCCGCGACCGCGTTCGCGGCTTCGAGCGTGAGGGCAAGCGCGTCACGGCCGTGCGGCTGGAACGCGGCGAGCCGCTGGCGGCGGATGGCGTGGTGGTGGCGGCCGGTGCATGGTCGGGCGCGTTGGCCGCATCGCTCGACAGCCCGGTGATGCTGGAGACACAGCGCGGTTACCACGTCACCGTGCAGAGTTCGAACCTGACTTTGCGCCACACCGTGATGGCGGTGGAGCACAATCTGATGGTCAACCCGATGGCCATGGGCCTTCGGCTGGCCGGCACGGTGGAATTCGCCGGCCTGAAAGCCGCGCCCAACATGGCGCGCGCCGATGCGCTGTTACGTCAGGGGCAGCAGCTGTTCCCGCACCTCGACACGTCGTCCTACACGCGCTGGATGGGTCATCGTCCCTGTCATCCCGATAGTCTGCCCGTGATTGGTCCGGTCCGTGCGGTCGATAACGCGTGGCTCGCCTTCGGCCACGGCCATATGGGCATGTGCATGGGCGCGGCAACCGGCCGCGAGATCGCGCATCTGGTGGCGGGACGCCCGACGCAGGTGGATCTCACGCCGTTTTCGCCGGAGCGATTCCGTTGAGCCCGTCCTGGTCGCTTGCGGCGGACATGGGTGGCACGTTCATCGATGCAGTGGCCTTGCGACACGACGGACAGATCGCCTCACTCAAACATCCGCGCGCCGGGGGCCCGCTGGCGGAGACGGTCGTCGAGGCGCTCGATCTGTTGCGCGCGCAGGCGGGCATCGGGGCAGGCGATGTCGGACGGGTCGTGCACGGCTCGACCGTCATCACCAACCTGCTGCTGGAATTGAACGAGCCGCCGGTCGCCCTTGTGCTCACGCGCGGCATGCGCGATGTGCCTGTACTGGCGCGGCAGGATCGCAAGGAGCTGTACGAGCCCGTCATCGCGCCAGCCTTGCCCGACGCAAAACTGTTTCCGGGGCCGCTCCGTTTCGAAATCTCCGGACGGATCGATGCCGCCGGGCGCGAGGTCGAACCGCTTGGCCTGTCGGCGCTGGATGCGATCGCCGATGCGGTGAGCGCCGCCGGGGTGCGCGCCGTGGCGGTTGGCCTGTTGTTCTCGCACCTCAATCCGGACCACGAACGTGCCGTGCGCACCGCGCTGCATGCGCGTCTGCCGGACCTGTATGTTTCACTGTCCTGCGAGGTCGATCCGCAACCGCGGGAGTTCGAGCGATGGCTGACGACAGCGCTTGACGCCTATGCCAGGCCGCTGGCGGGAGATTACCTGCATGCATTGGCTGACGCGTTGACGGCGCGCGGCCTGCCGACACCGCGCGTAATGCGATCGTCCGGCGGCACCGCGCCTTGGCGCGAACTCGCGGAACAGCCGATCGGCCTCGCGATGTCCGGTCCCTGCGCGGCGCTGCAGGGTGTGGCCGCCAGCATCAGCACATGCGCGTCCGGACCCGCGATCGTCATGGATGTGGGAGGCACCAGCGCCGACATCAGTCTGCTCCTGGAGGGTAGGCCGACATTCACCGATGCGCTGGAATGTGGCAGCTTGCCAATCCGCCAGCGCTGCGTGGACATCACCTCCATCGGCATCGGCGGCGGCAGCTTGGTGTCGGTGCTGCCGGGCGGCGCATTGCGGCTGGGGCCGCGCTCGCAAGGCGCCTGGCCGGGGCCAGCCGCCTTCGGTCTGGGCGGTGACTTACCGACACTCAGCGATGCGCTGTGCGTGCTGGATCGTTTGCCGCCGCGATTGGCAGGCGGGATCGTGCTGGACCGCGCGGCGGCCGAGACCGCGCTCGGCGACATCGCCGCCGCGCTCGGTCTGTCTGTATCTCGAACGGCGGAGGCCGTCGTGAGCGCGGCCGCGGCCGAAATGGCAGAGGCGCTCAAGACCCACGCCTTCCAGCGCAACCTCGATCCCGCTCACGCGGTGCTCGTCGCCATCGGCGGCGGCGGCGCGCAACATGCGGCCGAAGTGGCCGAGAGCGCCGGCATCCGTCGTGTGCTGGTGATGCCGCATGCCAGCGTGATCGCGGCGCTTGGCATGCTGGCCGATCCGGAGGAGGCCGCTGTCCAGTTGGCGGCGAGCGATGGCCTCTGGGATCCGCTGCCGCCGCAGGGCGAGGGGCCGCATGCCCTATTCGCGTCGATGACCACCGTATGGGTGCCCGCAGGCTGGTCCTGGTGGCTCATGCCGGACCAAACACTGGCGCTGGAGGCGAAGGCCTGATGCCGCCCGCGCACGCACCAGCACACGATCTGGAGATCGCTCTGCGCATGGAGCCGCTGCGACTGGCGCTGCAGGGCACGGCCGATCGCATGCAGGCCGGCATGACGCGCGCTGCCGTATCGTCCATAGCCCGCGAGAGCGGCGACTGCGCCGCGGCGCTGTTTCTGCCGGACGGACGCATGCTGGCTCAGGCCCGCTCGCTGCCGCTGTTGCTGGGATCGCTGATTCCGGCCGTGGCCGGTGTGCTCGCGCGTTTCCCGCTGGCCGCGATGTCTGAGGGCGACGCCTATCTGCTTAACGATCCCTGGTCCGGCGGCACGCATTTGCCCGATCTCGCGCTGGTGCATCCGATCTTCCAGGGTGGCGAGGTGATTGCCTTGGCTGCCGCCAATCTGCACCATCAGGATGTGGGCGGCATGGCCGCCGGCTCCATCCCGCCTGACGCCAATGAAGTCTACCAGGAAGGCTTGCGCATTCCTCCGGTGCGCTGGCGCAGCGCCGACGGTGTGCAGCCCGACATTGACGCCATCCTGGTGGCCAATTCGCGCATGCCGGATAATTTGCGCGGTGACCTCGCGGCGCAATGGATTGCGCTGACACAGGGCGCGCGTGAAGTGAAGCAGATCGTGCGACACACCGGACCTCGTTTCATGGAGGTCTGCGATGCCTTGCTTGCGCAGACCGAACGCATGACAAGGGCGGCCCTCCGAGCTGCGCCCGATGGCGCGTGGAGCTGGCGCGACCAGCTCGACGGCAGCGACATCGACACCGCACCGGTCACCATTGCCGTGACATTGCGCAAGCAGGGCGATGCGCTGGTCATCGACTTCGACGGCAGCGCGCCGCAGGTCCGTGGACCGCTGAACGCATCGCCGGCGGCCATGCTGTCTGCAGCCTTGTTCTTCATGCGCACGCTGGCGCCTGATGCTCCCAACAATGCGGGCTGCCTGGCGCCGCTGACGCTGAAGCTTCCGCCCGGCAGCCTGGTCAATCCGATGTTGCCGGCGGCAGTCAATGCGCGCACGGCAACCGTAAAGCTGGCCTGCAACGCGATCCTCGGTGCCTGGTCGCAGTCGGCAAGCGGGACGGGCGTGGCGCCACACGCCGGTGTGGCCACTGTCCTCGCGCTCAGCGGCACGCGGATGGACGGGCAACGCTGGATGTTCACCGAGATCATCGCGAGCGGCGCCGGCGCCAGCGTCAACGCGTCTGGCCGCGCCGGCGTTTCCACCGACGTCGGCAATGCCCGTAATACGCCGTTGGAGGTGATCGAGACCGAAGCGCCGCTGCGCGTGGAATGCTACGAGATCCGCCGCGGTAGCGGGGGCGCCGGCATGCAATGCGGCGGTGACGGCGTCAGACGCGCCTATCGTCTGCTCGAAGGTGAGGGCTGGATTGCCTATCGCGGAGAACGCCATGTCGGCCGCGCCCGCGGTGTGCAAGGCGGCGACGCCGGCGCAAATTCGGTGGCCCGGGTTTTGCGTGTGGGCGGAGCGGTGGAGTTCTTGCCAGCGCGCGCCCGCATCGCGTGGTCCGCAGGCGATGTGCTGATCATCGAAACCGCTGGCGGTGGTGGCTGGGGATCTCTCGCTCCAGTTGGATCCGCCGACACACTTGCAAGGAGTTATCCATGATCCGCTTCCCGATGTCGCTCCGCACGACGCTGGCGTTGGCCAGTCTCGCGGTGTTTCTGCCTGCGTCGGGTTATGCGCAAGCAACTTACCCGAACAAGCCGATTCATATCGTTGTGCCCTTCGCGTCCGGCGGCAGCACCGACGTGCTTGCGCGGCGTCTCGGAGAAAAATTCGCCGCCGGCTGGGGCCAGCCGGTCGTGGTCGATAATCGCCCCGGTGCCGGCGGCACTATCGGGGCCGACTTCGTGGCCAAATCTGCACCCGACGGCTACACCCTGCTGGCGGGTGTGACTGGCAGCAACGCCATCGCACAGCCCCTGTACCCCAAACTGCCCTACGACGTGGTCAAGGATTTCGCGCCATTGTCGATCATGGTGAGCGCGCCGCTCGTGCTCGCCGTCAACCCCGACGTCAAGGCGACTACGGCGGCCGAGTTTCTCGCTCTGGCCAAGTCGAAACCGGACGCGCTGAGTTTCGGCTCGCCCGGCAACGGCACCTCGATGCATCTCACCGGCGAGATGTACAAGCAGGTTACCGGCGCCTCGATGGTGCACATTCCTTACCGCGGCAGCGCGGCCATGCTCACCGACCTCATGAGCGGTCAGATCCAGTCCGCATTCGGTGACGTATTGGTGCTGATGCCGCAGATCCAGGCGGGAAAGGTGCGCGCACTTGCCGTTACCTCGAAGACGAGGCTTCCCCTGCTGCCAGACGTGCCGACCCTGGATGAAGCGGGACTTCCGGGTTTCGAGGCGTCGTCATGGCAGGGCTTGTTTGCTCCGGCCGGCACGCCGCCCGACATCGTCGAAAAGCTGGGCGCGGAGGTGATCAAGGCCATGCAATCTCCCGACATCAAGGATTTTTTCGCAGCGCAGGGTTTCGTCGTTCAAGGATCGACGCCAGCGGCATTCAAGGCCTTTGTCGCAAGCGAGGTGAACAAATGGACGCCGATCGTGAAGAATTCCGGCGTGCAGGCCAATTGAGCTGACACGTTCCAACTCTGTAGCGCAACTGCATCGGAACGACCTCGAAGTGTGTCGGAGTTGAAAGGGCGTTTGCGGTTATTGCGGTGAGCAGGACAATACGCAATCGATGACTTTCGTTTCTAAGCATCGTGCCGGAAAACTTTATTACTGCCCCCTAGTGGCGCAAAGCCGCCATCCAGGCGTATCGTCCTCAATCTTAGCTTGGCCCAGATCATGTTAGATGAGGCAGCGCTTCGAACTCTACATGCGTGCATCCAAATCTCGTGTGCAGCAGCGACGATCTGCACAGAGATTGTCTTGAAGACAGAAGTAGTCTGGGGCGATCTATGCGTGCGCGTCCTTGGGAGGCCACCGGGCAACCACCCGCTATCTCGCCATCCACGTTGCGCAAGCGCAGTCGGTGTCGAAACCGGCTGCGTTTTTATTAGAACTGAGCTCATGCAAGCCCGTCGACAAATTAACGA
It contains:
- a CDS encoding efflux RND transporter periplasmic adaptor subunit; amino-acid sequence: MMIAIMAVYLVLLFVLVRTGIVRFNLFWKCSPFIVLLLLSLLLFIPMGWGAPQGPALVVRHSVSIVPDVAGEVIDVPVAANTPLKAGDVLFRIDPVPFEAQVRGIEAQLKLSDMRLAQMTQLFERDSGRGFDVEQRQSEVDQLTAQRDSARWNLDKTIVRAPADGYVTNVALRKGARVANLPLSPVMAFIDTSDTIVGVEIAQNDARYLRSGQPVEVTFKFLPGKIYTGRVESILQAVATGQTQTSGIAVMPKAVQSAPFVARVKLDDAGIAAQLPAGSAGEAAIFTDHVKATHIIRKVLLRQIAILNYVNPF
- a CDS encoding adenylate/guanylate cyclase domain-containing protein; translated protein: MTTKRSAERRPLRIGFRTSIVTLFVAVVLFVGLTLVYFSFSRVSLITQTAASTFIDKVAQLGADRIDSKFRNVRDSLEILAGLPSIQSAEIEDNSRLYSLMASMLRNNPQIFNLYVGYEDGSFLEMDVIDRAKPAFRAGLGVDEDAAFRVVIISRTGNASPSPATIFLSDNLIQVAETKGPTTYDPRQRPWYVEAFKDEKTLLTGPYVFFATGQPGYTLRTALKEGRRGVVAADLLLNRLEIMLDEQRLGDSGVAFLFNDSARIVAHPEMSRLMEEIPERGNELPSMSAIRLPGLSQAVETWRKGGASQQFFADDAGRTYVAAFHGIETAGNAGIKLAVIAPLDEFFAKIISERRGLFALALGFVLGMLPLAIWLGSMLARSLRSLAQQTDEIQHFRLADRPRLHSVIDEINELGRSVFATRTVIRNFASFVPRPIVRQLIESGASIELGGTRREVTVLFTDVADFTAKTEKADPSEVMIFTSRYFAALSEVIMKYHGTIDKFIGDAVMAFWNAPDDDPHHVVHACEAVLACVKRNGELNEQFRGAGWPAYGTRFGLHAGDAVVGNVGSSDRMNYTALGATVNLAARLEGLNKNYGTQVLVSAAVKERVEGRFSFRSIDEIKPKGFAEDVRIFELRCEADGASEHAFCQRWEIVYAAIRQDKSAVALVGVTDFLAQYPDDGVAQYHAERIRVELQAPRRVASGAMQ
- a CDS encoding ABC transporter substrate-binding protein, translating into MTRVLRPFNRRQILAGGLAAGAAFAAPAVAQARTRVRLGYLHVVAVDGQIFTGLDLGSFDKQGIDFELVECNTGPEAFEAMARGEVDVLSAGGVISNYLALGAGRGFLINDIEIATAQLWVRPDRGVKSFADLRGKRIATTTRTTAHIFLDRALRANGLGLADVQVVNSNMSQAVGAFIAGEVPAVALWVPFNLSVRDKLPDAIKLVDASAFYPQSAVVGGWVARHEYYAAHKDVLQRIIRGWATANDHMLRNPKAAAESLHQRHYQNASIADIAEALKAQKMFSSREWKRLYADGTVTKWLQQVSDFFVVEAGVTTATPATDYFDSSLYLATVN
- a CDS encoding IS30 family transposase yields the protein MNRRQRINYSAAQRSEIWDRWQAGEPMSSIGRRFDRDSSLVFSIISPTGGIRPPDRCRAKRALSLSEREEISRWLSMCRSLRSIARHLGRSASTISREVRRNGGADRYRAARSDQAAWDRSRRPKLCKLACRPFLRRTVSTLLGRHWSPEQIAGWLKRTHPAEPEKQVSHETIYRSLFIQARGVLKKELLEHLRAKRTVRRSRHASMKRNGLGQIKNAVSISERPPSVDDRAVPGHWEGDLIGGSRNSYIATLVERHSRYVMLIKVANKDTESVVSALIKQSRRLPSELYRSLTWDRGKELADHQRLALAADVDIYFCDPRSPWQRGSNENTNRLLRQYLPRGTDLSLHSQARLSAIARQLNERPRKTLLYQTPAERFAECVAAIG
- a CDS encoding LysR family transcriptional regulator, with amino-acid sequence MRPDVLSNLSLRQMRAFAAVARAGSFTTAARQINLTQSAVSMLVQQLEETLHLKLFDRGPVVLLTAAGQQLLPFARRILDDVQQIAEGASDLRLLRTGLLRVAAPQMLACTWVAAALGEFEQAHPDVGLRVTDAMADEVVSIVRRGEAELGVGPERATGDDVTSTFLMDVPIRLVCAARNPLGRQQAVSWKKLRDARWVIYSSEFNRHLERLLHEHDRSLSMQTAVEVQYLTTALALVGVGTGLAAVPDYGQIFAANFDVRFIKLRAPEINRRYYIYQRRGLVLSPPAEAFVKLLRQRAACNDG